Proteins from one Setaria italica strain Yugu1 chromosome V, Setaria_italica_v2.0, whole genome shotgun sequence genomic window:
- the LOC101754900 gene encoding tyrosine--tRNA ligase 1, cytoplasmic: MEMRPDERFAVLRSIGEECIYEDGLCLMLKKKLDPICYVWFEPSPIMDIEQGILKTIYVNKMVTAGCTVKILMADWFLQRHPRIGNDLNKIRAIGCYNIAMWEAAGMYLDKVDIKWLSDELNHRALDYWPLAMDVSRKYTMKRMASYSSYMAPYGPERLPAAEIIYPCMQVAAVLCQKADVWLFSMDQRNTIMLARDYCDDIFKENKPTILLHRVLPNLLEDPDFQDERDPGRTIFMLDEEDDVNEKISSAFCPPRVAVYNPCLEYIKSVAFPWFGNLEVVQKEGNGSNKIFSSMEELIVDYESGDLDSTDVKLALQKAINNILELVGEFFRSSTEAQALITAPKFQDQITADIRKIQMQNKEFASL; this comes from the exons ATGGAGATGAGACCTGATGAAAGATTTGCAGTTCTGAGGAGCATTGGGGAGGAGTGCATTTATGAGGATGGGCTATGCCTAATGCTAAAGAAGAAGCTCGATCCCATCTGTTATGTTTGGTTTGAGCCATCCCCAATTATGGACATAGAGCAG GGTATATTGAAGACGATATATGTCAATAAAATGGTTACAGCAGGTTGTACAGTTAAAATACTGATGGCAGATTGGTTTCTGCAGCGGCACCCTAGGATTGGTAATGACCTAAATAAAATACGGGCCATTGGCTGCTATAATATTGCGATGTGGGAAGCAGCTGGCATGTACCTAGACAAAGTAGATATCAAATGGTTGTCAGACGAACTGAATCATCGTGCGCTTGATTACTGGCCACTTGCTATGGATGTCTCAAGAAAATACACCATGAAGAGAATGGCAAG TTATTCTTCTTATATGGCACCATATGGGCCAGAAAGGCTGCCTGCTGCTGAGATAATTTACCCCTGTATGCAAGTTGCTGCTGTTTTATGCCAGAAG GCAGATGTATGGCTATTCAGCATGGATCAGCGAAATACCATCATGCTAGCTAGAGATTATTGTGATGACATATTTAAGGAGAATAAACCAACTATTTTGCTGCACC GTGTGCTACCTAATTTACTAGAAGATCCTGACTTCCAGGATGAGAGAGATCCAGGACGGACCATCTTCATGTTAGATGAGGAG GATGATGTAAATGAAAAAATAAGTAGCGCTTTCTGCCCTCCGAGAGTAGCAGTATACAACCCATGTTTGGAGTACATAAAGTCTGTTGCCTTCCCATGGTTTGGAAACTTGGAGGTTGTTCAGAAGGAAGGGAATGGTAGTAACAA GATATTTTCAAGCATGGAGGAACTTATTGTTGATTACGAAAGTGGAGATCTTGATTCTACTGATGTTAAGTTGGCTCTCCAAAAAGCAATAAACAACATATTAGAG CTTGTCGGCGAGTTCTTCCGTAGCAGCACTGAAGCTCAAGCTCTAATTACTGCCCCCAAG
- the LOC101754500 gene encoding F-box protein SKP2A gives MDSTKPLGGELNNSLDTLMVSSGVESKQAQNAGTETSLTGWKDLPMELLLRIMSLVGDDSMVIVASGVCTEWRDALGWGIANLSLSWCQDHMNDLVISLAHKFTKLQVLSLRQIKPQLEDSGVEAVANYCHDLRELDLSRSFRLSDRSLYALAHGCPHLTRLNISGCSNFSDAALVFLSSQCKDLKCLNLCGCVRAASDRALQAIACNCGQLQSLNLGWCDGITDKGVTSLASGCPELRALDLCGCVLITDESVVALANGCPHLRSLGLYYCQNITDRAMYSLAANSRVRSQGRGWDAAKRGSGKDRDRDGLASLNISQCTALTPPAVQAVCDSFPALHTCPERHSLNISGCLSLTSVHCACALHPHRAGRAILSNHAY, from the exons ATGGATAGCACGAAGCCACTGGGAGGGGAATTGAACAATTCGCTGGATACTCTTATGGTTTCTAGTGGTGTGGAGAGTAAGCAGGCTCAGAATGCTGGCACCGAAACCAGCTTGACAGGTTGGAAAGACCTTCCCATGGAGCTGCTCCTGCGGATTATGTCATTAGTTGGAGATGATAGCATGGTCATCGTGGCCTCTGGTGTATGCACGGAATGGCGTGATGCGTTAGGTTGGGGAATTGCAAATCTTTCACTATCATG GTGCCAGGACCACATGAATGACTTGGTGATATCTCTGGCTCACAAATTCACGAAGCTTCAAGTTCTATCTCTACGGCAGATCAAACCTCAGCTCGAAGACAGTGGTGTGGAAGCTGTGGCAAACTACTGCCACGATCTGCGGGAACTGGATCTCAGCAGAAGCTTTAGGCTTAGTGACAGGTCCTTGTATGCTCTGGCACATGGGTGCCCTCACCTCACAAGGCTCAACATCAGCGGGTGCTCCAATTTCAGTGACGCTGCTTTAGTGTTCCTCAGTAGCCAGTGCAAGGATCTCAAATGCCTGAATCTGTGCGGGTGTGTGAGGGCAGCTTCTGACAGAGCGCTTCAG GCCATCGCTTGTAACTGTGGCCAGCTGCAATCGTTGAACCTGGGCTGGTGCGATGGCATCACTGACAAGGGAGTGACCAGCTTGGCGTCAGGGTGCCCTGAACTCCGGGCTTTGGACTTGTGTGGCTGTGTTCTCATCACAG ATGAGAGCGTAGTGGCGCTAGCGAACGGCTGCCCTCACCTGCGTTCCCTGGGGCTGTACTACTGCCAGAACATCACGGACCGCGCCATGTACTCGCTGGCCGCCAACAGCCGCGTGAGGAGCCAGGGCCGGGGCTGGGACGCGGCGAAGAGGGGCAGCGGCAAGGACCGGGACCGGGACGGGCTAGCGAGCCTGAACATCAGCCAGTGCACGGCGCTGACCCCGCCGGCGGTGCAGGCCGTGTGCGACTCGTTCCCGGCGCTGCACACGTGCCCGGAGCGGCACTCGCTCAACATCAGCGGGTGCCTCAGCCTCACCTCCGTGCACTGCGCCTGCGCCCTCCACCCGCACCGCGCCGGCCGTGCCATCCTCTCCAACCACGCCTACTGA